The following coding sequences lie in one Stenotrophomonas rhizophila genomic window:
- a CDS encoding helix-turn-helix domain-containing protein: MNISPIRTPADYKAALKSISKLVEADPAPDSPEGEYLDVMATLIQAYEAKQFPIDAPDPIQAIKFRMEQAGLEPKDLAASIGKPNRVYEVLNGKRGLSIEMIRNLHKNLGIPAESLIGA, translated from the coding sequence ATGAACATCTCCCCCATTCGCACCCCTGCTGATTACAAGGCTGCACTGAAGTCGATCTCCAAGCTTGTGGAGGCTGACCCCGCGCCTGATAGCCCGGAAGGGGAATACCTGGACGTGATGGCCACGCTCATCCAGGCGTATGAAGCCAAGCAGTTCCCTATAGACGCGCCGGATCCGATCCAGGCCATCAAGTTCAGGATGGAGCAAGCCGGGCTTGAGCCGAAAGATCTTGCAGCATCGATTGGCAAGCCAAACCGCGTGTATGAAGTGCTCAACGGAAAGCGCGGCCTGTCCATAGAGATGATTCGCAACCTGCACAAGAACCTTGGGATCCCGGCAGAGAGTTTGATTGGTGCCTGA
- a CDS encoding SDR family NAD(P)-dependent oxidoreductase gives MSLLPTVLITGASSGIGTVYAERFARRGHDLVLVARDKTRLDTLAARLRQDTGVAVDVLPADLTQPTDLASVETRLRDDARIGILINNAGIAQSGGFTAQSADSIDQLVTLNTLALTRLAAAVAPRLANAGEGAIVNIGSVVGLAPELGMSVYGATKAFVLFLSQGLSLELSPKGVYVQAVLPAATRTEIWERAGIDINTLPEVMDVGELVDAALVGFDRRETVTIPPLHVAARWDTLEASRQGLLSDVRQAQAAERYRA, from the coding sequence ATGAGCCTGCTTCCCACCGTCCTCATCACCGGCGCCTCCAGCGGCATCGGCACCGTTTACGCCGAACGCTTCGCACGCCGCGGCCACGACCTGGTACTGGTCGCGCGCGACAAGACGCGCCTGGACACGCTGGCCGCCCGCCTGCGCCAGGACACCGGGGTCGCCGTAGACGTCCTGCCGGCCGACCTCACCCAGCCCACCGATCTGGCCAGCGTGGAAACCCGCCTGCGCGACGATGCGCGCATCGGCATCCTGATCAACAACGCGGGCATCGCCCAGTCCGGCGGCTTCACCGCGCAATCGGCCGACAGCATCGATCAGCTGGTGACGCTGAACACCCTCGCCCTGACGCGCCTGGCCGCGGCCGTTGCACCGCGCCTTGCCAACGCCGGCGAAGGCGCCATCGTCAACATCGGCTCGGTGGTGGGTCTGGCGCCCGAGCTCGGCATGTCCGTCTACGGTGCGACCAAAGCCTTCGTGCTGTTCCTGTCGCAGGGGCTCAGCTTGGAGCTGTCGCCCAAGGGCGTCTACGTGCAGGCCGTGCTGCCTGCCGCCACGCGCACCGAGATCTGGGAGCGCGCCGGCATCGACATCAACACGTTGCCGGAAGTGATGGATGTTGGCGAGCTGGTGGATGCCGCCCTGGTCGGCTTCGATCGTCGCGAAACCGTGACCATTCCGCCGCTGCATGTGGCCGCACGCTGGGACACGCTGGAGGCATCGCGCCAGGGCCTGCTCTCGGACGTCCGGCAGGCGCAGGCTGCGGAGCGGTATCGCGCATGA
- a CDS encoding EAL domain-containing protein, whose product MQVADVDTVPSLDRITRLASYAFNVPVAFVSILGDVKQHFVSQIGLPVQETSIRASICAHAMTANGVLVVSDLMADPRFQNNPLVTDAPHLRFYAGAPLIAKNGVVIGALCIMDREPRDFPYIDQEQLSALAHLVMAQLELRNMSGRLDPVSGLPSRHQLHADYPGILARTPSGTRYAVAVDVLDLPRATEVGQVLGLQPMEVLIRRAGVRLRAALEGIATIYHVGVTQFAFVVNVPSAQHLEYLILELRDKMLRPLMAAAVPMSPSFHAGICAVVDDDQSSHDLLRKLLVSVHGAFDARQSFLWYSEGRDAQIHRGYQLASDAKQGLLDGDFHLEYQPRFGAQGLKPVSVEVLIRWTHPTLGAISPREFIPIFERTALMDLVTDWVLDSALDQLQAWLAQRRQIPLSINISSGFLSSVGAWDTIAEKLSSRAIPFSMIEFEITEGEWLIPNSTAVGQIAAMAGAGVRISIDDFGSGYSNFSYLSDLPVHTIKLDKSLIDYVATDPRSRAKVSAIHHLAHELGYLTVAEGVERQEQLDVLKGLGFDQIQGYLLAAPAPALKVAELFEPVAEHVSPAGHAQTQSEKVTPIQPHRLIASEFAPRQQRVARRTYT is encoded by the coding sequence ATGCAGGTCGCTGACGTAGACACCGTACCGTCGCTGGACCGAATCACGCGCCTTGCGAGCTATGCCTTCAACGTACCTGTCGCGTTCGTCTCCATCCTGGGGGATGTGAAGCAGCACTTCGTCTCGCAGATTGGATTGCCGGTGCAGGAAACAAGCATCCGCGCCTCCATCTGCGCGCACGCGATGACGGCCAATGGCGTGCTTGTGGTCTCCGATCTGATGGCCGATCCGCGCTTCCAGAACAATCCGCTGGTCACCGACGCGCCGCATCTTCGCTTCTATGCAGGCGCCCCCTTGATCGCAAAGAACGGGGTGGTCATTGGCGCGCTCTGCATCATGGACAGGGAGCCCCGCGACTTCCCGTACATCGACCAGGAGCAATTGTCGGCGCTGGCGCACCTTGTGATGGCACAGCTGGAGCTGCGCAACATGTCCGGCCGCCTGGATCCTGTCAGCGGCCTGCCCAGCCGCCACCAGCTCCATGCCGACTATCCCGGGATCCTCGCGCGCACGCCATCCGGAACACGCTACGCAGTGGCGGTAGATGTCCTCGACCTTCCGCGTGCGACGGAGGTAGGGCAAGTACTCGGGCTGCAGCCCATGGAGGTCCTGATCCGGCGCGCCGGCGTACGGCTGCGCGCGGCCCTGGAGGGGATTGCCACGATCTACCACGTGGGCGTCACCCAGTTCGCGTTTGTGGTCAACGTGCCCTCAGCCCAGCACCTCGAATACCTGATTCTGGAGCTGAGGGACAAGATGCTGCGCCCGCTCATGGCGGCTGCAGTTCCCATGTCACCGAGCTTCCACGCCGGCATCTGCGCTGTTGTCGATGACGATCAAAGCAGCCACGACCTCCTGCGCAAGCTGCTTGTCAGCGTCCACGGCGCGTTCGATGCCCGCCAGTCATTTCTCTGGTACTCCGAAGGTCGCGACGCGCAGATTCACCGTGGCTACCAGCTTGCGTCGGACGCGAAGCAGGGACTTCTCGATGGCGACTTTCATCTCGAGTACCAGCCGCGGTTCGGCGCCCAGGGGCTCAAGCCGGTCTCGGTGGAAGTGCTGATTCGTTGGACCCACCCTACTCTCGGCGCCATCAGCCCCCGCGAGTTCATACCGATATTCGAGCGAACGGCATTGATGGACCTGGTGACGGACTGGGTGCTGGACAGTGCGCTGGATCAGCTTCAGGCATGGCTGGCGCAACGGCGGCAGATTCCCCTGTCCATCAATATCTCCAGCGGCTTTCTCTCCAGCGTTGGCGCGTGGGACACCATCGCCGAGAAGCTCTCCAGCAGGGCCATCCCGTTCTCGATGATCGAGTTCGAGATCACCGAGGGTGAGTGGCTCATCCCGAACTCCACTGCGGTTGGACAGATTGCCGCCATGGCAGGTGCTGGGGTCAGAATATCCATAGATGACTTCGGCAGTGGCTACAGCAACTTCAGCTACCTGTCCGACCTTCCGGTCCACACGATCAAGCTCGACAAATCGCTGATCGATTACGTTGCCACGGATCCGCGTTCGAGAGCCAAGGTCTCCGCCATCCACCACTTGGCCCATGAACTGGGCTACCTCACGGTTGCCGAAGGTGTCGAACGCCAGGAGCAGCTCGATGTCCTGAAGGGCCTGGGCTTTGATCAGATTCAGGGCTACCTGCTAGCCGCGCCTGCGCCCGCCCTGAAGGTAGCGGAGCTGTTCGAGCCCGTCGCCGAGCACGTCAGTCCGGCGGGCCACGCTCAGACGCAGAGCGAAAAGGTGACCCCCATCCAGCCGCACCGTTTGATCGCAAGTGAGTTCGCACCACGCCAGCAGCGCGTTGCACGTCGCACCTACACGTAA
- a CDS encoding methyl-accepting chemotaxis protein, with protein sequence MQFVRNLRIGQRMALGFAAVIGLMVIIAVIGIHRVNLIERDLHSINEVNSVKQRMAINLRGSVHDRAIALRDVVLSDDSQGRTESIQGIDALARDYAASAAPMSAMLASSTDAKETALLKRIETNEANALPLLSRVIALRDAGDFEAAKSLMLSQAKPAFVAWLSSINAFIDLQESKTAATSSQLTATTRGFAMLMIGATLLALVLGSLIAVALTRSVVRPMGMALRAAKDVSEGRLDTPLVSDRRDEAGQLLLAMEQMRQRVRSVISDLGEMTHRHALGEISHRMNPEAYPGEFGVMVSDTNAIVAAHISIKMQLVRLIGRYAVGDLSGDMERLPGEKAIITETMDQVKANLSSISRDIRELTQAASEGDFSARGTPSDYQYDFRTMVENLNGLMGIAEQNLADLSAFLNTVASGNLGARMEGDFRGVFATMGADANKTATNLADIVRRIHSASEAITGAATELSNGNRDLSQRTEQQAASLEETAASMEELTSTVKQNASSADEAHRLAIEAAAVAGRGGRIVGEVVSTMAGIESSSRRIAEITSVIDSIAFQTNILALNAAVEAARAGDQGRGFAVVASEVRSLAQRAASSAKEIKDLIDDAGARIAEGSTLVTTAGSTMDEVVSSVQRVTSIMQEISSASREQSSSIEQVNGTIGRMDETTQQNAALVEEAAAAATELETQASGLREAVSVFKIYRAIAPRATAPYLRAVAAQ encoded by the coding sequence ATGCAATTCGTAAGGAATCTGCGCATTGGCCAGCGCATGGCACTCGGCTTCGCTGCTGTCATTGGCCTGATGGTCATCATCGCCGTCATCGGAATCCATAGGGTCAACCTTATCGAACGGGACCTCCATTCGATCAACGAGGTCAACAGCGTCAAGCAGCGCATGGCCATCAATCTCAGGGGCAGCGTGCATGACCGCGCCATCGCCCTGCGTGACGTGGTGCTGTCCGATGACAGCCAGGGTAGGACGGAATCCATTCAGGGCATCGACGCGTTGGCGCGTGACTACGCAGCCTCTGCAGCACCCATGTCGGCGATGCTGGCCTCAAGCACAGATGCCAAAGAGACCGCGCTGTTGAAGCGGATCGAGACCAATGAAGCCAACGCGCTGCCGTTGCTCTCGCGTGTCATCGCGCTGCGCGATGCGGGCGATTTCGAAGCGGCAAAGTCGCTGATGCTCAGCCAGGCGAAGCCGGCATTCGTCGCGTGGCTGTCATCGATCAACGCATTCATCGACCTGCAGGAATCAAAGACCGCCGCCACGTCCTCGCAGCTGACGGCAACGACGCGTGGTTTTGCGATGCTCATGATCGGCGCGACGCTTCTGGCATTGGTGCTGGGCAGCCTTATTGCCGTCGCGTTGACGCGCAGCGTGGTCCGCCCGATGGGCATGGCCCTACGGGCCGCAAAGGATGTCAGCGAAGGCAGGTTGGATACCCCGCTGGTCTCCGATCGACGCGACGAAGCAGGCCAACTGCTGCTCGCCATGGAGCAGATGCGCCAGCGCGTCAGAAGCGTGATCTCTGACCTGGGGGAGATGACCCATCGGCACGCGCTTGGCGAGATCAGCCACCGGATGAATCCCGAGGCTTATCCGGGCGAGTTTGGTGTCATGGTCAGCGACACCAATGCCATCGTTGCCGCGCATATTTCCATCAAGATGCAGCTGGTGCGTTTGATTGGCCGCTACGCTGTGGGCGACCTCTCCGGCGACATGGAGCGACTTCCCGGCGAGAAGGCGATCATTACCGAGACCATGGACCAGGTGAAGGCCAACCTGTCCTCCATCAGTCGTGACATACGTGAGCTCACGCAGGCGGCGTCCGAGGGAGACTTCTCGGCACGTGGCACGCCCAGCGACTATCAGTATGACTTCAGGACCATGGTGGAGAACCTCAACGGCCTTATGGGCATTGCCGAGCAGAATCTCGCCGACCTCTCCGCATTCCTCAACACGGTGGCCTCCGGGAACCTGGGCGCGCGCATGGAGGGAGACTTCAGGGGCGTGTTCGCCACCATGGGCGCGGATGCAAACAAGACCGCGACCAATCTGGCCGATATCGTCCGCCGCATCCACAGCGCATCGGAGGCCATCACTGGCGCAGCAACCGAACTGTCCAACGGTAATCGGGACCTGTCACAGCGAACCGAGCAGCAAGCCGCAAGCCTGGAGGAAACCGCCGCGTCGATGGAGGAGCTGACCTCCACGGTCAAACAGAACGCATCCTCTGCCGACGAGGCCCATCGCCTGGCGATCGAGGCCGCGGCGGTCGCCGGCCGTGGTGGTCGGATCGTGGGTGAGGTCGTGAGCACGATGGCCGGCATCGAATCCTCTTCCCGGCGGATCGCGGAGATCACCTCGGTCATCGACAGCATCGCCTTCCAGACCAACATTCTTGCCCTGAACGCAGCCGTGGAGGCCGCACGTGCGGGCGATCAGGGCCGGGGCTTCGCGGTGGTGGCATCGGAAGTGCGCAGCCTGGCGCAACGGGCGGCCAGTTCGGCCAAAGAGATCAAGGACCTCATCGATGATGCCGGCGCAAGGATCGCCGAGGGCTCCACCCTTGTCACCACGGCAGGTTCCACAATGGACGAAGTGGTTTCAAGCGTTCAACGGGTCACGAGCATCATGCAGGAGATTTCGTCCGCGTCGCGGGAGCAATCGTCCAGCATCGAACAGGTCAACGGGACCATCGGCCGTATGGATGAGACCACGCAGCAGAATGCGGCTCTGGTGGAAGAAGCCGCCGCAGCGGCCACAGAGCTGGAGACTCAGGCGTCTGGGCTTCGCGAGGCGGTGTCGGTGTTCAAGATCTATAGGGCGATAGCGCCTCGAGCTACGGCACCTTACCTGCGTGCTGTCGCTGCCCAGTAG
- a CDS encoding type II toxin-antitoxin system HigB family toxin: protein MRVIAVATLRDYWEANPPAEQPLKAWHDEAKAATWKSPQDIKNAYRNASFVANNRVVFNIKGNDHRLIVAVAYQIGIVYVKFIGTHAEYDQIDAATIEVD, encoded by the coding sequence ATGAGGGTCATCGCCGTTGCCACGCTCAGGGACTATTGGGAGGCGAACCCGCCGGCCGAGCAGCCCTTGAAGGCGTGGCATGACGAGGCGAAGGCGGCCACGTGGAAGTCGCCGCAGGACATCAAGAACGCCTACCGGAATGCAAGCTTCGTTGCCAATAACCGAGTGGTGTTCAACATCAAGGGCAACGACCACCGCCTGATCGTGGCGGTCGCTTACCAAATAGGCATTGTCTACGTGAAGTTTATCGGCACGCACGCCGAATACGATCAGATAGATGCCGCAACCATAGAGGTTGACTGA
- a CDS encoding PepSY-associated TM helix domain-containing protein, which translates to MRQPTPAHPNRPARSGSGRRLWFDLHSWLGLKLCLFMGFVCLTGTLAVFSQEIDWLLHAPMRVADGGEHAGWGPVIHAAQAAHPDWELEGISAGHTRLFAARAQMRLPDGKRRFVWINPYTAQVTGDTGWFNTQRLLRNTHRHLMLPVAWGVPLVAALSIPLLLSLLSSLYIYKKWWRGFFKRPDPSRPRRLWGDVHRLAGVWSLWFLLLIGVTGAWYLIESLGGDAPAAPTMRLAKGDDRAAAVDPAAVDAAVQSVRQQWPRLDILGAIPARDGGSILFLGEADAWLVRERANNIAVDLHTGQVIGMHDGRALGVHQRIAEMADPLHFGSFGGWPIRLLWLLAGTLLTGLCFTGVYLYGLRTVDSLRSAAKRRQT; encoded by the coding sequence ATGCGCCAGCCTACGCCAGCGCACCCCAACCGCCCTGCGCGCAGCGGGAGTGGGCGCCGGCTGTGGTTCGACCTGCACAGTTGGCTGGGTCTGAAGCTCTGCCTGTTCATGGGCTTTGTCTGCCTTACCGGCACGCTGGCGGTGTTCTCGCAGGAGATCGACTGGCTGCTGCACGCCCCCATGCGCGTGGCCGATGGTGGTGAGCACGCCGGCTGGGGGCCGGTCATCCATGCCGCGCAGGCGGCACATCCGGACTGGGAACTGGAAGGGATCTCCGCCGGCCACACGCGCCTGTTCGCGGCGCGTGCGCAGATGCGCCTGCCCGATGGCAAGCGGCGCTTTGTCTGGATCAACCCCTACACCGCGCAGGTGACCGGCGACACGGGCTGGTTCAATACGCAGCGTCTGCTGCGCAACACCCATCGCCACCTGATGCTGCCGGTGGCCTGGGGCGTGCCGCTGGTAGCGGCGCTGTCCATCCCGTTGCTGCTGTCGCTGTTGAGCAGCCTGTACATCTACAAGAAGTGGTGGCGCGGTTTCTTCAAACGGCCCGACCCCTCACGACCGCGCCGCTTGTGGGGCGATGTCCATCGCTTGGCCGGGGTGTGGTCACTCTGGTTTCTGCTGCTGATCGGGGTGACCGGGGCGTGGTACCTGATCGAATCGCTCGGCGGCGATGCCCCGGCCGCGCCGACCATGCGACTGGCCAAGGGCGATGACCGCGCTGCCGCCGTAGATCCGGCCGCCGTGGACGCTGCGGTGCAGAGCGTTCGCCAGCAATGGCCGCGCCTCGACATCCTCGGCGCCATCCCCGCACGCGATGGCGGCAGCATCCTCTTCCTGGGGGAGGCCGACGCCTGGCTGGTGCGGGAACGGGCGAACAATATCGCCGTAGACCTGCACACTGGGCAGGTGATCGGCATGCATGACGGCCGTGCGCTGGGGGTCCATCAGCGCATCGCCGAAATGGCCGATCCCCTGCACTTCGGCAGCTTCGGCGGTTGGCCCATCCGACTGCTCTGGTTGCTGGCCGGCACGCTGCTGACCGGGCTGTGCTTCACCGGCGTGTATCTCTACGGACTTCGCACAGTGGATTCGCTGCGATCAGCAGCCAAAAGGCGGCAGACATGA
- a CDS encoding TonB-dependent siderophore receptor has protein sequence MTRPSLRPSALGLSLTLACLSAHAAPPSSPDVQQLDAVQVLGRAQTLYRVDDATVGTRTDTPLALVPQSIQVVPRELIEDQAARQITDLYRSISGISFFSYAGVTLRGFRQENVLYDGLRGDPYAGFSVPQLFNIERVEVLKGPAGALYGGGDAGGVINYVTRKPKATSERRIELQAGNNDFRAASIEATGPLNTAGSVRYRAGLYGDTEQGVRWNADSESVIGDASLAFDVGDTGELTLQFTDITQNLGGNRLRGVPVDDNGSFLTDRRWNHNEATDFLDMRAKVALAQYRFSPSTNLDVDVGARWFENNEHQIYHEPMGLIDRNRDGVPEWMTRQLRNQIRDNDAFTANGNAVWRVSTGSIEHKVLFGADVFQQDADFTAQTANSADLARGAGPVPGIDLFNPAYGASSWRDYNLAALPWRSTSTRSKRYGGYLQDELTLTPRWHVLAGLRWDGFKDDDRLAGTSVDGNDISWRLGSTFTVREGVNVYANIASGFMPQSAANQSAEAGGPFDAERSKQWEVGLKSLLAERVTLNLAAYRIDRSNIVQATGEIVDGVNQLAALGLVRSTGMELDLLADVTDRWVLNLTYAYNDARVKDAGSNGITNASGDRFANAPQNKLGLWTRYDLPAINSAIGFGADYVDERVSLDGQRVKPYTVFDMSWKTQWQQWQFQANVKNLFDKVYAASGFTERTGHFPGEPRRVYVQVAYAF, from the coding sequence ATGACCCGCCCGTCGCTTCGCCCCTCTGCCCTGGGCCTGTCCCTGACCCTCGCCTGCCTTTCGGCCCACGCCGCTCCCCCCTCCTCCCCCGATGTGCAGCAGCTCGACGCAGTGCAGGTGCTCGGACGCGCCCAAACCCTCTACCGGGTGGACGACGCCACGGTGGGCACGCGGACGGACACGCCGCTGGCGCTGGTGCCGCAGTCCATCCAGGTGGTACCGCGTGAGCTGATTGAAGACCAGGCGGCCCGCCAGATCACCGATTTGTACCGCAGCATCAGCGGCATCAGCTTCTTCAGCTATGCCGGCGTCACCCTGCGCGGCTTCCGCCAGGAAAACGTGCTGTATGACGGCTTGCGCGGCGACCCCTATGCCGGCTTTTCGGTGCCGCAGCTGTTCAACATCGAGCGCGTGGAAGTCCTGAAGGGACCGGCCGGCGCTCTGTACGGCGGCGGTGATGCCGGGGGCGTCATCAACTACGTGACGCGCAAGCCCAAGGCCACGTCCGAGCGCCGTATCGAACTGCAGGCCGGCAACAACGATTTCCGGGCGGCGTCGATCGAGGCCACCGGGCCGCTGAACACCGCGGGCAGCGTGCGTTACCGCGCCGGGCTGTATGGCGACACCGAACAGGGCGTGCGCTGGAACGCGGACAGCGAAAGCGTGATTGGCGATGCATCGCTGGCCTTCGACGTGGGCGACACCGGCGAGTTGACCCTGCAGTTCACCGACATCACCCAGAACCTGGGCGGCAACCGCCTGCGTGGCGTGCCGGTGGACGACAACGGCAGTTTTCTCACCGACCGTCGCTGGAACCACAACGAAGCCACCGACTTTCTCGACATGCGGGCCAAGGTTGCGCTGGCGCAGTACCGCTTCTCGCCGAGCACCAACCTGGACGTGGATGTGGGTGCACGCTGGTTCGAGAACAACGAACACCAGATCTACCACGAGCCGATGGGGCTGATCGACCGCAACCGCGACGGCGTGCCCGAGTGGATGACCCGCCAGCTGCGCAACCAGATCCGTGACAACGATGCATTCACCGCCAACGGCAACGCGGTGTGGCGCGTCAGCACCGGCAGCATCGAGCACAAGGTGCTGTTCGGCGCCGATGTGTTCCAGCAGGATGCCGACTTCACCGCGCAGACCGCCAACAGCGCGGATCTGGCGCGGGGTGCTGGCCCGGTGCCGGGCATCGACCTGTTCAACCCGGCGTATGGCGCAAGTTCGTGGCGCGACTACAACCTGGCCGCCCTGCCTTGGCGTAGCACGAGCACGCGCAGCAAGCGCTATGGCGGCTACCTGCAGGACGAACTGACGCTGACCCCGCGCTGGCATGTGCTGGCCGGACTGCGCTGGGACGGGTTCAAGGACGATGACCGCCTTGCCGGCACCAGCGTGGACGGCAACGACATCAGTTGGCGGCTGGGCAGCACATTTACCGTGCGGGAAGGCGTCAATGTCTACGCCAACATCGCCAGCGGCTTCATGCCCCAGAGCGCGGCCAACCAGAGCGCCGAGGCGGGCGGCCCGTTCGATGCCGAGCGCAGCAAACAATGGGAAGTCGGGTTGAAATCCCTGCTGGCCGAGCGTGTGACCCTGAACCTGGCCGCGTACCGGATCGACCGCAGCAATATCGTGCAGGCCACCGGCGAGATCGTGGACGGCGTCAACCAACTGGCCGCCCTGGGCCTGGTGCGCAGTACGGGCATGGAGCTGGATCTGCTGGCCGATGTCACCGACCGCTGGGTGCTCAACCTGACCTACGCCTACAACGATGCGCGGGTGAAGGATGCTGGCAGCAACGGCATCACCAATGCCTCCGGCGACCGCTTCGCCAATGCGCCGCAGAACAAGCTCGGCCTGTGGACACGCTACGACCTGCCGGCGATCAACTCCGCCATCGGCTTCGGCGCCGACTACGTGGATGAGCGCGTCAGCCTGGATGGCCAACGGGTCAAGCCGTACACCGTGTTCGACATGAGCTGGAAGACGCAGTGGCAGCAGTGGCAGTTCCAGGCCAACGTCAAAAACCTGTTCGACAAGGTCTATGCGGCCAGTGGCTTCACCGAGCGCACCGGCCACTTCCCGGGTGAGCCACGCCGCGTGTACGTGCAAGTGGCGTACGCCTTCTGA
- a CDS encoding NADP-dependent oxidoreductase has translation MKAFLIDRYGKNETGHIDDVPTPVLRDGDVLIRVHAASVNALDPKIRRGEFKVILPYRLPLILGNDLAGTVERVGAAVSQFKPGDEVYARPDDDRIGTFAEFIAVSATSVALKPHNLTMVEAASLPLVALTAWQALVETAQLKPGQKVFIQAGSGGVGTVAIQLAKHLGAFVATTTSTPNVAWVKALGADVVIDYRQQDFATALRDYDVVLNSLGKDELERSLQILKPGGHLISISGPPTPTFATARGLAWPLKQVMRLLSRGIRSKAKRKGVTYSFVFMRADGAQLGTITSLVEFGAIAAVIDRVFPFEDTQGALAYVESGRAKGKVVVELP, from the coding sequence ATGAAAGCCTTCCTCATCGACCGGTATGGCAAGAACGAAACGGGGCACATCGATGACGTGCCAACGCCAGTGCTGCGCGATGGCGATGTGCTGATCCGCGTGCACGCGGCCAGCGTCAACGCGCTGGACCCCAAGATCCGGCGTGGCGAATTCAAGGTGATCCTGCCGTATCGCCTGCCGCTGATTCTGGGCAACGATCTGGCCGGTACGGTGGAGCGTGTCGGTGCTGCGGTTTCCCAGTTCAAGCCGGGCGATGAGGTATATGCACGTCCCGACGATGATCGCATCGGGACGTTCGCCGAGTTCATCGCGGTCAGCGCCACATCCGTGGCACTCAAACCCCACAACCTCACCATGGTGGAGGCCGCCTCGCTGCCGCTGGTCGCGCTGACCGCGTGGCAGGCGCTGGTCGAAACCGCCCAGCTGAAACCGGGTCAAAAAGTCTTCATCCAGGCGGGCTCTGGCGGCGTCGGCACCGTGGCGATCCAGCTGGCCAAACACCTTGGCGCGTTCGTTGCCACCACTACCAGCACGCCCAACGTGGCGTGGGTGAAGGCGCTGGGCGCGGACGTGGTCATCGATTACAGGCAGCAGGATTTCGCCACGGCACTACGCGACTACGATGTGGTGCTCAACAGCTTGGGCAAGGATGAACTGGAGCGCTCGCTGCAGATCCTCAAGCCGGGTGGCCATCTCATCTCCATCTCGGGCCCGCCCACGCCCACCTTTGCGACCGCGCGCGGGTTGGCCTGGCCGCTCAAGCAGGTCATGCGCCTGCTCAGCCGAGGCATCCGCAGCAAGGCCAAGAGGAAGGGGGTGACGTATTCCTTCGTCTTCATGCGGGCCGATGGGGCGCAGTTGGGCACCATCACATCGCTTGTTGAGTTTGGTGCGATCGCAGCGGTCATTGATCGGGTGTTCCCGTTCGAGGACACGCAGGGCGCGCTGGCGTATGTGGAGAGTGGGCGGGCGAAGGGGAAAGTGGTGGTGGAGCTGCCGTAG
- a CDS encoding ChrR family anti-sigma-E factor, whose product MSPRHHLDPATVLGFAAGSLGPEMSVVASAHMESCGHCRQQLRLAERIGGLLLDQQACPVPGKDTQAALRQAMVDKLDRIPASRGEQGLSPMGERPARDDVDRLPAALQPHFGSSYRSLKWNWMAPGVHCIRAPGLPSLIMMKIAPGKSLPMHSHGNSELTQILQGAYDDALGHFAPGDAADLGEDVEHQPVTTPGVACICVCALDAPLVFRGWIARKLQKVLNL is encoded by the coding sequence ATGAGTCCCCGTCACCATCTGGATCCGGCCACCGTCCTGGGTTTTGCGGCGGGTTCACTGGGCCCTGAGATGTCCGTTGTTGCGTCGGCCCATATGGAGTCGTGCGGCCACTGCCGTCAGCAGTTGCGGTTGGCTGAAAGGATCGGTGGCCTGCTCCTGGATCAGCAGGCGTGCCCCGTGCCCGGGAAAGACACGCAAGCCGCCTTGCGCCAGGCGATGGTGGACAAGCTCGACCGCATTCCCGCTTCGAGAGGCGAGCAAGGCCTCTCCCCCATGGGGGAGAGGCCCGCACGCGATGACGTGGACCGTCTGCCTGCAGCGCTTCAGCCCCATTTTGGATCGTCCTACCGGTCACTGAAATGGAACTGGATGGCACCTGGCGTGCACTGCATCAGGGCACCCGGCCTTCCTTCTCTCATCATGATGAAGATAGCCCCCGGCAAATCCCTGCCCATGCACAGCCACGGAAACAGTGAGCTGACGCAGATTCTCCAAGGGGCCTACGATGACGCGCTTGGGCATTTCGCACCCGGGGATGCGGCAGACCTGGGCGAAGATGTGGAGCACCAGCCCGTGACGACCCCGGGTGTCGCCTGCATCTGTGTCTGCGCGCTGGATGCCCCGCTGGTCTTCAGGGGGTGGATCGCCCGGAAGCTGCAGAAGGTGCTGAACCTGTAG
- a CDS encoding SymE family type I addiction module toxin — protein MHRSWVTRPEFVPPKRKPYARPAPTCKVGAQHYPAREEYGSEEVIPYVRLRGRWLDKLGFDVGARLKIETRPGCITLTVVERPVVVPKKIPRKLQRTAG, from the coding sequence ATGCACAGGTCCTGGGTGACCCGGCCCGAATTCGTCCCGCCCAAGCGCAAGCCGTACGCTCGCCCGGCCCCCACCTGCAAAGTGGGCGCGCAGCACTATCCCGCCCGCGAGGAATACGGCAGCGAGGAGGTCATTCCCTACGTGCGCCTTCGCGGCCGCTGGCTGGACAAGCTCGGCTTCGACGTAGGCGCACGCCTGAAAATTGAAACCCGCCCCGGCTGCATCACCCTTACGGTGGTGGAGCGCCCGGTGGTGGTGCCCAAGAAGATCCCCAGGAAGCTGCAGCGCACCGCCGGCTGA